CTTCTGATCTCCATCGCCGGGATCTTCTCGACGGCCTATTTCAAGGTCCACAAGGCCAATATGGTCACTCGCACGCAAATGGAGCGGGCCCAGGCTACGGCCGATCTGGCCGTCGCCGCCATCGACGCCATCTTCGAGGAGTTCGCGCCGGTCGGGCTCGCCGTCTCGCAGGAGATCAGCTTGAATGACACGGAAGATGGCAGCCTGGTCGTGAAGGTTCCGCCCGTGCTTTCTCCCGAGACGGCCGCATTCCTGAGAAGAATGCTGTCGTTCTATCAGGAGCTTGCACAGCAGGAGGGCAATGCCCCATCGCTTCTTCTCAAGATCGCGGCCGCTCAACGGCGCGTGGGTGACATCTACAGCTTGCTCGGCCAATATGAAGCTGCGAGAACGGCGTACGGGGAGTCAGCCACACAGTACGAACGGCTCCGCGAGAGGGGAACCGACGACGACACTCTGGACATCGCTCTGGCACGGCTCAAGATTCAACTGGGACAGACATTCGCCTCCGAGGACGAAATGCCGGAAGCCGCGGATCAGTACGAGACGGCTCGGCAGATCCTGCAAAGCAAGCTCGACGCCGGGTCCGGCTCGCAGGAGGTGCGGTTTGAGCTTGCCAGAGCCTGCTACATGCTCACCAACCCTCTATTGGCGGCCGTGCCGATTCACCCTATCGACCGTCCCGCGCATGGGCCCCCTGATTGGGCCGGGCCGGGTCCTCGTGGCCTGGCTCACGGGTCCGGCCGGCCTCCCGCACTGCTACTGCCGCACGGACCGCCTCCGCCCGCCCCCCAAGATTTGATCCCGCCGGGACCGCCGCCGATGACCCAGCCGCCGGATCGAGGAGACCGGCACCGGGATCGCGACCGGAACCGCCTGCATTTGCAGCAGGCTATCCAATTGCTCACTGGACTGATCGCGGAGAAACCCAGAGTTCCTGAATACCGACATCTGTTGGCCCTGTGCCTTCGCGAAACCCCCGGCCCGCAGCGCCCGGCTTCGCGGCCCGCCGATAACGGGCCTTTGGAACAAGCAGTGGCCATACTGGAAGACCTGGTCGCCGAGTACCCGCACATACCCCAATACCAGTTCGATTTGAGTGAAACCTACGCCGTGCAGGCGCGATGGGACGGCTCGACAGATCGGCTGGAAAGGGCTCTGGGCATCATCCAGTCACTCGTTACCCGGTGGCCAAACGTACCAAGCTACCAGTTTTCGCTCGGCCGGTTACACCTGCGATTGTGGGATCAAGGCATGCAGGCGGGTCAGCCTGATGCCGCCTTGCCCAACCTGCAACGGGCCGTCGAGCTGCTCGTCGATCTGACGAAACGGTATCCGTCGGTACCGAGTTATGCCGTGGCCGCGGCGTTCTCCGAAATGACCCTGGCCCAGTGGCGGCAAGCCCAGTCCAGGCACGATGAGGCCCGGATCCTGCTGGAATCCGCGGTGCGTCGCCTGGACGAGTTGACGGCCTCCGAAGGGCCCAAACCACACATTGGATTCATGGCCGCCCAGTGCTACGGGCAACTCGCTCGCGTCTACCGCAGCTTGGGCAAGCATAATCTGTCGCGCGAGGCCGAGCAGAAATCGGCGACCCTTCGCCCGCCCCACGGCCCTGCACCCCTTCGGGAGCCTGAGGCAGAGCGGCCAAGATCCGGCGGCGGGATCTGATCAGGCCGCTACGTGGGCGTCCCGTACCAGACGGTCACCGCCCCGTCACTGTGATCGCAGGAGTGCGAAATCGAGATGACTCGTTCGGGGCCGTCCTGACTGGCGAAATCAGCAGCCTGTTGAAACAGCTCCTGCCAACTGGCCAGCGTCCCTCGATAAACCTCAAAAGCAACTCGCATCAGATCATCTCCCATTCATTCCTGCTCGAAATGTGTGTGAAAACCGTAGGGCATGGTCGGAGCCACCGAAGGTGGCGGAGACCTGCCGGTCTTGGCGCTCCCCTACCTCCACATCTGCTGGCCCCAGATGCGTGAGCAGGTGGGGCACCCGAGAGGTTTCGGTTCTCGCACACATTTAGACGCCTATTTGACCTCGTTGTTTCAACTTCAGCAGCCTGCCTCCCGTCCTCAACTGAGCCGACGGGCAGATGTCGGCCAGCACGCACTCGCCGCAGCGCGGCTTTCGGGCCCTGCAGATCTGGCGACCGTGGCGGATCAGAAGGACGTGAAATGCATATACCTGCTTCGGCGGGCAGGCCGGTTCGAGAATTTCGTGGGCATCCTCGGCCGTTGCGTCGTCGGGGATCAGCCCAAGCCGCCAGGAAACACGATGCACGTGTGTGTCGACCGGCAACGCAGGCTTGCCGAGGTTGAAGAGCAATACGCACGCCGCGGTCTTCGGCCCGACGCCCGGCAGGGCCAGCAGGTACGCCCGGGCTCGTCCCATCGGCCGGCGGCGAAGGAATTCGAGCGACAACCGGCCGCGATCCTCGTGGATGAACCGCAAGATCGCCTGGATGCTGCGCGTCTTCTGTCTGCGTGAGCTGCTGGCCCCAGAATCCTTTCTGAGGCCTTCCGCGTCGAGGATTCCCATCCTCATTATCACCGAATGCCGAACGGATTCGGCCAGGGGAAGCCGCCTGGGAGGTATTACGAGCCTGCCGGCCCCAGAATCCTCTGGGGGCCTCCGTGTCGAGGGGCTGACCGCCCCGCCCGTCGGCAGGATTGGCCACGAACAGTCGCAAGAAGGCACAAAAAGGGAAGGGGAGCGATCGGGGGGCTGTCAGGCTGTTCGACTGTTCGGCTCTTGGGGGCCGGGCAAAGGAACCGGTCGGCGGGAAAGGTTGGACTCCTCGCCCTTGCGGTTCCTGCCTCCCAACAGTCTAACGGACTAACAGCCTGACAGTCCAAGGCGGCCTCCAGCCGCCCTTGCATCCCACAACCTGCGGTCCAGTCTTCCGGTCCGTTTTTGAGGGCCGGCTTTCCAGTCCTTGAACCCCACAGGCGGCGACTCGGGCTGGTAATCTGGATCCCACGCAGACGCCTTGGCGCGAGGCTGACGGGCACCCCCAGATCGGCGATGAACAACCGATAGCAGCGGCTACCGCTTATGTCTCCACTTGTTTGCCAGCAAACAGACTGTCCCTGCCAAGAACCCCGCCGCAATCGCTGGCTCCGGGATGGTAGTGTAGGCCAACACGGTTTGATCCACAAGCCCATCCGTCGTCATGCCCATTCCCGGGTTGGTCCAGGCAGGGTTAGCGGTACCCTGGGCAAACAGCAGCCAGGTTGCATCCGCCGGGAGCCTGGGCTGAACCTCGTTCAGGAGCCATGATTCGAAGTCCGCCGAAGTGCCGCCAAAGAATCCAAGGGGGTCGTCCAGCGTGACCAGGTCCATCCCCGCCGGCGTCAGTTGGCTAACCGGAATGATGAAACCGTTCCAGCGGTAGTTGTCGAAGGTCATGTCGATGGTGCCCGAGCCGGCATAGGGGGTATCGAAAAACCAGTCAAAGAGGAGTTCAAACCCCCAGTTCGCGTCGGCTGAGGCGGCATAGGAACCGCTGTTAGGCTGACCATCCACGAGACCGTAGGCGCCGTTGGCGGCCGTGTCGCCGGGGCGCACCAGGCGCTGCGCGCTGTACTTGCCCGGCGCGACGTATCCGTCGAAGGCGAGTGACGAGATGGAGGCGGAACCGCCGGTCCACAGGTTCATGTCGAGAGTGAACGTCCCGGTCATGGAATGAATGCCCTCGGCGTAACCCGGCGGGTAGTCCGGCTCCCAGATGCCTATCGGGTTCATGAAGTTGAACGTGAAGGCTCCCTGGGGGTTAAAGGTGCTCCCGGTGATGTCGTCGGACGTTCTGACCAGATGGTCGCCCGATACACCCACCAGGCCCTTCGGCTGAGGTAGGAGCATCTTGTTGTCCGCGTGAGTCAGCAGGGTGAACGTGATTGCATCGCCCCTTGCGGGGGCGGCAGCCGCCAGCATTCCAACCGTAACGATCCAAGTACAGAATTCTCGCATGTTTGTTCCTCCAAGATTCCCGTTGCTTTAATCAAATGCTTGACTTCCGCGCCCTTGCGCGAGCCTTGAGGTTTCGGTCATGTCGCTCGCAGCCCGGGTCGTTTCCTGGTGTCGCCCCTTTGTGTTCGTGCCCTCCGTGGAAGTGGCTCGCCAAATGCTCGGCAACCCAGCGCGGTAACCGGGCGTCCGGCCGACTGTCGAAGTTGGGAATGTAGGGTTTGATGTCCAGCACTGGCGTGGCGTCCAGCGCATCCAGCCCCCGCACGACAAGGTCGCCGCGCTCCGGGTTGAACTCGACCAGTTCCACCACGGACATCCCGATAGGATTCGGCCGAACAGGCATCCGCGTGGCAAACACCTTCACATGGGGCGGCTTGTGATGATGCCTGGGCATCTTCCATTCCCTGGCACGGTGGACCCAGAACAGCACAATGACGTGGGAGTAACCTTCCAGGCCCCGCAGGCCATTGGCATGCCGGCGAAGCAATCGGATCCGACACGCGTCCTCCGTCCAGGCCCGATGCGAATGAGGGACATCCTCCGGGCAGGAGTAGGTTGAATGCACGTAGCCGATGGGTCGCACGGTAAAAGCCGTGGCCACTGCGGACCGGCTGTCTGCTTGCAGATCTTGGGGCATCGCTCTTACCTGGTTCCGCTACGGTGACGCCACGGCCGTGCAACCACTATTCCAGCCCCTATGCCAAGCAGGGTGTTCACCACTAGGACCGCGCAGCATGTCGCGGTTCCGGGCATGCGCATCCCCGGCGGCAACGTTACCAAGGCCAACAGCAGCCAGGCGGCAGCTACCCTCGTCCCAGCGAGGACGGCGCCCGTGACGGCCAGGCGCAGCCGGGACTCATGCCAGCCGCTCGTTCCCCGCCAAACAGCGTCGGCGACGGTCGCCGCCAGGACAGGCACTACCAACCCTGTTGGCAACAGGCCCGGCACTCCCACGGTGAGCCGTGTGAGGACTTCCGCAACCGCGGCGGCCGTCAGAACGCCTGTGCGGTTTACCCGCCACAACACCATCAACAGGATCAGCGCCCTTGGCATCGCCGCCGCTGCGGAACCCACCAGCGGCATCGCGAGCCCTACTCGCACGTGCCGGCCGAGAAGCTGACCGATCCATGCGCACAGGAGCCCCGCAACCGCTACCAGCAGGAGGTCGCGAAGGATCGCGATTACCCGGACATGCGACCCTTGTGAAGCCAACCAGCCTGTCGGAACCAGTGCTGTCGTTCTCACCTTTTGTCTCCAAATGCCCCCGGTGTCCTGTGGTTCACAAACTGAACGCTTCCGTCCACGAAAAGCACGTTCCGTCCGCCGCCCCAGCCGCCCTTCTGCCGGTGCGGGAACACGGGCACGTCCTGCCTCACCCAGTCGCTCATCAGCCACCGCTGGGCTGTAGAGTCGCTGCGCAAGAGGTGTGGGTATTCCGACGCCCGCAAAGGCAAGGGCATGCGCGGATCGCGCCGTGTTATCGAGAAGTACTTGTAGGTGATCCAGCGGCGCTGCCAATTCTCGTCCGTATTCACCACGGAGTCACCGCCCGGGCCGCCATACTCGTGGCTCTGCGCGTACGGTTCGATCTGGTCCGCGCTGGGGCAGTAGAAGACACCGCGGGCGGGTACATGGAGCGGGTACAGGCTATCCACCAGCGACCCCTGCGGGTTGCCGCAGAGTTCCTCTACGGGGAACCGTCCGTCGTGGTTCAGGGCGTAGAGGTGCAATCCCTGGCCGAGGCTGCGCAGGTTAGTTGCGCAGACCGTCCTCCTGGCTACCTCTTTGGCCCCCCCTAGGCAGGGCAGCAGGAGCCCAACCATGATGCCGGTGATGCTGACCACGACCAGCAGCTCCAACAGGGTCACGCCCGCATGCCCCAGTTGGTCGAGACCTTCGGCCCCCGAGCGGGCAGGCAGGAGCAATGCACGACCAGCGGATTGTAGCCAGCGGCACCTCATAATCAGCCCCATCGTGTTACGATCCGCAGAATAGTATTACCAAAGACGGCAAGCCGTTGCAAGAGGAAAACCTGCGGGAATTCTCGGCCACACCCATCGTTCTCAGCAGAAAGAGCGGACCACCGTTCTTGGGGTTTCGTCCTGCCGGTACCTGCGGGACGTCCAAGTGCTTTATCGGCGCGCGAGCGAGGCGGACAAGGCGAGCATCATTGACACCGCAGCCGACACGTCGGAGTTGACGTCGCTGGTGTGCTGCGACAGGACGGTTCAATCAGCCCGTCCAGGGGCCGACCCCACGACCGCCATCGCTGCGGACCATGCACCTTCTCGAGACGGCGGACGATGAGGCGAATCTTCGATCGGATACTGGTGCCCGTTCGCATCGTCATCCTACCTTGACGAGCCGAGGGGTTTATCCCCTCGGTCCTGACGAGCCGGCACGGATAAGGGGACGGGCACGGATAAGGGGCACGGATAAGGGGACGCACGGATAAGGGGACGCAGCTCTTTTGTCAACCCTCCTAATGCTTCTTAACTGTCGTGATCCTGCTTTCTGGGCCGTCCGCGAGGTCGGAGGGTTGATTCGAGGCCGAGTTGCCCGGCCGTGCGGGTGATCCAGGCGGGGGAGCCGAGTGGTTGACCTCGCCGGACGGCCACGCGAATGGCATCGACCTCGGCCTGACTCTGCGGCCGGTTGACCG
This window of the Phycisphaerae bacterium genome carries:
- the tsaA gene encoding tRNA (N6-threonylcarbamoyladenosine(37)-N6)-methyltransferase TrmO, whose product is MPQDLQADSRSAVATAFTVRPIGYVHSTYSCPEDVPHSHRAWTEDACRIRLLRRHANGLRGLEGYSHVIVLFWVHRAREWKMPRHHHKPPHVKVFATRMPVRPNPIGMSVVELVEFNPERGDLVVRGLDALDATPVLDIKPYIPNFDSRPDARLPRWVAEHLASHFHGGHEHKGATPGNDPGCERHDRNLKARARARKSSI
- a CDS encoding serine/threonine-protein kinase gives rise to the protein MNENDSERDPLEMLAAEFTERFRRGEQPSAEEYALRCPEMAGDIRELFSMIVRVEQAKTTGSGRSRSEAIGNQPAPRQLGDFRIVRELGRGGMGVVYEAEQESLGRRVAIKVLPSEYLSSQSRRERFEREARTAARLHHTNIVQIFGVGQHDGRPYFVMQYIRGVGLDAVFRSLATRNMIARSSDNQQAGPNLAGSDLVQVARELLDSRTMTDSTDRETKPAQSGPHAYPTAPTAQSSAYPLVSSVGAPAGHGGNGSSRSFFSGPMGYWNNLARLFAQAADALSFAHRQGVLHRDVKPANLLLDADGMLWVTDFGLAKTEDFAELTKADDVVGTLRYMAPEQHEHRCDERSDVYGLGVSLYELATLRPAFVEKGGGLKAILSEPLFPPRRLCPTMPRDLETIILKATAREPEHRYSSAAELRDDLLRFVSDLPIQARRISAPERLLRWARRNPALATAAGLILVLLISIAGIFSTAYFKVHKANMVTRTQMERAQATADLAVAAIDAIFEEFAPVGLAVSQEISLNDTEDGSLVVKVPPVLSPETAAFLRRMLSFYQELAQQEGNAPSLLLKIAAAQRRVGDIYSLLGQYEAARTAYGESATQYERLRERGTDDDTLDIALARLKIQLGQTFASEDEMPEAADQYETARQILQSKLDAGSGSQEVRFELARACYMLTNPLLAAVPIHPIDRPAHGPPDWAGPGPRGLAHGSGRPPALLLPHGPPPPAPQDLIPPGPPPMTQPPDRGDRHRDRDRNRLHLQQAIQLLTGLIAEKPRVPEYRHLLALCLRETPGPQRPASRPADNGPLEQAVAILEDLVAEYPHIPQYQFDLSETYAVQARWDGSTDRLERALGIIQSLVTRWPNVPSYQFSLGRLHLRLWDQGMQAGQPDAALPNLQRAVELLVDLTKRYPSVPSYAVAAAFSEMTLAQWRQAQSRHDEARILLESAVRRLDELTASEGPKPHIGFMAAQCYGQLARVYRSLGKHNLSREAEQKSATLRPPHGPAPLREPEAERPRSGGGI
- a CDS encoding DUF1559 domain-containing protein — translated: MGLIMRCRWLQSAGRALLLPARSGAEGLDQLGHAGVTLLELLVVVSITGIMVGLLLPCLGGAKEVARRTVCATNLRSLGQGLHLYALNHDGRFPVEELCGNPQGSLVDSLYPLHVPARGVFYCPSADQIEPYAQSHEYGGPGGDSVVNTDENWQRRWITYKYFSITRRDPRMPLPLRASEYPHLLRSDSTAQRWLMSDWVRQDVPVFPHRQKGGWGGGRNVLFVDGSVQFVNHRTPGAFGDKR